The following are encoded together in the Rhizobium tumorigenes genome:
- a CDS encoding dihydroorotase, which yields MNTIVLTNVRIIDPSRQLDETGTVIVENGVIVASGRQADGLPFPAGATVRDCAGLIAVPGLVDARVHVGEPGSEYRETIASASRAAAAGGITSFIMMPDTDPVIDDIALVEFVKKTARDKAVVNVYPAAALTKGLAGTEMTEIGLLREAGAVAFTDGHASIHDAQVLRRVMTYGREFGAVIASVPRDEHLGAEGVMNEGLFASWLGLSGIPKEAELIPLERDLRIAALTRSNYHAAMISVPESAEAIRNARKRGARVTCGISINNLALNENDIGEYRTFFKLYPPLRPEDDRMAMIEALADGTIDIIVSSHDPQDVDTKRLPFAEAADGAIGLETMLAAALRLHHSGQVSLMRLIDALSTRPAQIFGLDAGTLQPGAKADITLIDIDEPWLVAKDMLLSRSKNTPFEDARFSGRAVATYVGGALVYSLN from the coding sequence ATGAACACCATCGTCCTCACCAACGTCCGCATCATCGACCCCTCGCGCCAGCTCGACGAGACCGGCACCGTTATCGTCGAGAACGGCGTCATCGTTGCATCCGGCAGGCAAGCCGATGGCCTGCCGTTTCCGGCAGGCGCCACCGTGCGCGATTGCGCCGGGCTGATAGCGGTGCCCGGCCTCGTGGATGCCCGCGTGCATGTCGGCGAACCCGGCAGCGAGTACCGCGAGACAATCGCCTCGGCCAGCCGCGCTGCCGCAGCCGGCGGCATCACCTCCTTCATCATGATGCCGGATACCGATCCGGTGATCGACGACATCGCGCTGGTCGAATTTGTCAAGAAGACCGCGCGCGACAAGGCCGTCGTCAATGTCTATCCCGCCGCCGCCCTCACCAAGGGACTGGCCGGCACTGAAATGACCGAGATCGGCCTGTTGAGGGAAGCCGGCGCCGTGGCCTTTACCGATGGCCATGCCAGCATCCACGACGCGCAGGTGCTGCGCCGGGTGATGACCTACGGCCGCGAGTTCGGTGCTGTAATTGCCTCCGTGCCGCGCGACGAACATCTCGGCGCAGAGGGCGTCATGAACGAAGGCCTGTTTGCCAGCTGGCTCGGCCTGTCGGGTATTCCCAAGGAAGCAGAACTCATCCCGCTCGAGCGCGACCTCCGGATCGCGGCACTGACCCGCAGCAACTACCATGCCGCGATGATTTCGGTGCCTGAGTCGGCCGAGGCGATCAGGAACGCCCGGAAACGCGGCGCCAGGGTCACCTGCGGCATCTCGATCAACAATCTGGCGCTGAACGAGAACGACATCGGCGAATACCGTACCTTCTTCAAGCTTTATCCGCCGCTGAGACCCGAAGATGACCGGATGGCGATGATCGAAGCGCTCGCCGATGGCACGATCGACATCATCGTTTCCTCGCACGATCCGCAGGACGTCGACACCAAGCGGCTGCCTTTCGCTGAAGCGGCGGACGGCGCGATCGGGCTGGAGACCATGCTGGCCGCGGCCCTGCGCCTCCACCACAGCGGCCAGGTCAGCCTGATGCGGCTGATCGATGCCCTCTCGACGCGACCGGCCCAGATCTTCGGGCTCGATGCCGGCACGCTCCAGCCGGGCGCGAAAGCCGATATCACGCTGATCGATATCGACGAGCCTTGGCTTGTCGCCAAGGACATGCTTCTGTCGCGCTCGAAGAATACACCGTTCGAGGATGCCCGGTTCAGCGGCCGGGCGGTAGCGACCTATGTGGGGGGCGCACTGGTCTATTCGCTGAACTGA
- a CDS encoding aspartate carbamoyltransferase catalytic subunit: MVFFPHRHLIGIKGLTEQDITYLLDKADEAVQISRQREKKTSTLRGLTQINLFFEASTRTQASFELAGKRLGADVMNMSVGNSSVKKGETLIDTAMTLNAMRPDVLIIRHSSAGAAALLAQKVSCAVVNAGDGQHEHPTQALLDALTIRRAKGKLSRIIVAICGDVLHSRVARSNILLLNAMGARVRVVAPATLLPTGMAEMGVEICHSMKEGLQDADVVMMLRLQRERMSGAFVPSVREYFHFYGLDAETLKAAKEDALVMHPGPMNRGVEIASEVADGPQSVIAEQVEMGVAVRMAVMETLLVSQNQGPRA, from the coding sequence ATGGTCTTTTTCCCCCACCGCCACCTTATCGGCATCAAAGGTCTCACCGAGCAGGATATCACCTATCTTCTCGACAAGGCTGACGAGGCGGTGCAGATCAGCCGCCAGCGCGAGAAAAAGACGTCGACGCTGCGCGGGCTGACCCAGATCAACCTTTTCTTCGAGGCCTCGACGCGGACGCAGGCGTCGTTCGAACTCGCCGGCAAGCGGCTCGGCGCCGACGTTATGAACATGTCGGTGGGCAATTCGTCGGTGAAAAAGGGCGAAACCCTCATCGACACGGCGATGACGCTGAATGCCATGCGCCCGGACGTGCTGATCATCCGTCACTCGAGCGCCGGTGCCGCCGCCCTGCTAGCACAAAAAGTCTCCTGTGCCGTCGTCAATGCCGGCGACGGCCAGCACGAGCATCCGACCCAGGCGCTGCTGGACGCGCTGACAATCCGGCGCGCCAAGGGCAAGCTGTCGCGCATCATCGTTGCCATCTGCGGCGACGTGCTGCATTCGCGCGTCGCCCGCTCCAACATATTGCTGCTCAACGCCATGGGCGCCCGGGTGCGCGTCGTCGCGCCGGCGACGCTGCTGCCGACCGGGATGGCAGAGATGGGCGTGGAAATCTGCCACTCGATGAAGGAAGGCTTGCAGGATGCAGACGTGGTGATGATGCTGCGCTTGCAGCGCGAGCGCATGTCCGGCGCCTTCGTGCCTTCGGTGCGCGAGTATTTCCATTTCTACGGCCTCGATGCCGAGACGCTGAAGGCTGCAAAGGAAGACGCACTGGTGATGCATCCGGGGCCGATGAACCGCGGCGTCGAAATCGCCTCCGAAGTGGCCGACGGACCGCAGAGCGTCATCGCCGAACAGGTGGAAATGGGGGTCGCCGTCAGGATGGCCGTCATGGAGACGCTGCTTGTCTCGCAGAACCAGGGGCCGCGCGCATGA
- a CDS encoding acyl-CoA dehydrogenase family protein, whose amino-acid sequence MTQAPRNEDPLTDLNQPSLWSGINAYRSDPLIVDLTANLPRSIREDLEQMGRFVTSHEAQELARMANQGVPQLKTHGPRGERLDIVEFHPAWHALMRRSMSAGLHSSIWDPQADVEAKDQAHKVRAARFYLTAQLECGHLCPLTMTSASVAAMMAAPAVQKDWAPKILSRKYDSTNKPAMQKSAVTIGMGMTEKQGGTDVRANVTSAERVGEGIYRLSGHKWFLSAPMSDAFVMLAQTGDGLGCFLVPRLLEDGSANGLHFQRLKDKIGNRSNASAEVEFTDTFGFLLGTPDGGVRTILDMVTLTRLDCALASSGIMRASLAEAVHHARGRSVFGKPLVTQPIMTRVLADMALDVAGATALSFRLAEAFDKARDSADDAAYARVMTPVAKYWCCKIAPALIYEAMECIGGSGYIEERPIARHYREAPVNAIWEGSGNVMALDLLRVLNRGRDLFETVFAGLARDLGPAGKKTIAVLRAAMALCERDEGAARLLIEQLALAAAAAELYRLGAGKVADAFIETRLAGGWRSTYGMLDSRFDASYIVDLLYPPAT is encoded by the coding sequence ATGACCCAAGCGCCCCGGAACGAAGACCCGTTGACCGATCTGAACCAGCCGAGCCTGTGGTCCGGCATCAATGCCTATCGTTCTGATCCGCTGATCGTCGATCTGACGGCCAATCTGCCGCGCAGCATTCGCGAAGACCTCGAGCAGATGGGGCGTTTCGTGACGTCGCATGAGGCGCAGGAACTGGCCCGGATGGCAAACCAAGGCGTGCCGCAGCTGAAGACCCATGGTCCGCGCGGCGAACGGTTGGATATCGTAGAGTTCCATCCGGCCTGGCATGCGCTGATGCGCCGCTCGATGTCGGCGGGGCTTCATTCCTCGATCTGGGATCCGCAGGCGGATGTCGAGGCCAAGGACCAGGCGCACAAGGTGCGAGCCGCGCGCTTCTACCTGACAGCGCAGCTAGAATGCGGCCATCTCTGCCCGCTGACGATGACCAGCGCCTCGGTGGCGGCGATGATGGCTGCCCCTGCGGTCCAGAAGGACTGGGCGCCAAAAATCCTGTCGCGGAAATATGATTCCACCAACAAGCCGGCCATGCAGAAATCCGCCGTCACCATCGGCATGGGTATGACGGAAAAGCAGGGCGGCACGGATGTGCGCGCCAATGTCACGTCGGCCGAGCGGGTGGGGGAGGGCATTTATCGGCTCTCCGGCCACAAATGGTTCCTGTCGGCGCCGATGAGCGATGCCTTCGTCATGCTCGCCCAGACGGGCGACGGGCTGGGCTGCTTCCTGGTGCCACGGCTGCTCGAGGACGGCTCGGCGAACGGGCTGCATTTCCAGCGCCTGAAGGACAAGATCGGCAACCGCTCGAATGCGTCCGCCGAAGTTGAATTCACCGATACGTTCGGCTTCCTGCTCGGCACTCCCGATGGCGGCGTCCGAACGATCCTCGACATGGTGACCCTGACGCGGCTCGATTGTGCGCTGGCGTCTTCGGGCATCATGCGCGCGTCGCTCGCCGAGGCGGTGCACCATGCGCGCGGTCGCAGCGTGTTCGGCAAGCCGCTGGTGACCCAACCGATCATGACGCGCGTGCTCGCCGACATGGCGCTCGACGTCGCAGGTGCGACTGCCCTTTCGTTCCGTCTGGCCGAGGCCTTCGACAAGGCCCGCGACAGCGCCGACGACGCAGCCTATGCCCGGGTGATGACGCCGGTCGCCAAATACTGGTGCTGCAAGATCGCCCCGGCGCTGATCTACGAGGCGATGGAATGCATCGGCGGTAGCGGCTACATCGAGGAACGTCCCATTGCCCGCCACTACCGCGAAGCGCCGGTCAACGCCATCTGGGAAGGCTCCGGCAATGTCATGGCGCTCGATCTCCTGCGCGTCCTCAACCGTGGTCGAGACCTGTTCGAAACGGTGTTCGCCGGACTTGCCCGCGATCTCGGCCCGGCCGGCAAGAAGACCATCGCCGTGCTGCGTGCCGCCATGGCGCTCTGCGAGCGCGACGAGGGTGCTGCCCGGCTTCTGATCGAACAACTGGCACTGGCTGCCGCCGCCGCCGAACTTTACCGGCTCGGTGCCGGCAAGGTGGCCGATGCCTTCATCGAAACACGTCTGGCCGGCGGCTGGCGCTCGACCTACGGCATGCTCGACAGCCGTTTCGACGCCAGCTACATCGTCGATCTGCTCTATCCACCCGCGACCTGA
- a CDS encoding GNAT family N-acetyltransferase, whose translation MVTLRSFRPSDIDSLYAISLATGHAGSDAWHLYIDGRLMGHIYVGPYAKFSPETVLVAEDEEGVGGYILGVFETAAFEDRLEQDWWPGLRAIYPEPSGPSSQWNADERRCFMIHHLRHTPESLIEPYPAHVHMNLLPRLQRQGIGTALLDRWITMAQQAGVSGIHLGTNTANHGASRFWPKRRFAQLSPPVAPLSETTVWFGRRL comes from the coding sequence GTGGTTACGCTTCGCAGCTTTCGTCCCTCGGATATCGACAGCCTCTACGCGATCTCGCTCGCGACAGGCCATGCCGGCAGCGATGCCTGGCACCTCTACATCGATGGTCGGTTGATGGGGCATATCTACGTTGGCCCTTATGCGAAGTTCAGTCCGGAAACCGTGCTCGTCGCCGAGGACGAGGAGGGTGTCGGCGGCTATATCCTCGGCGTGTTCGAAACAGCCGCCTTCGAGGACAGGCTCGAGCAGGACTGGTGGCCTGGTCTTCGTGCGATCTATCCGGAGCCGAGCGGTCCATCGTCGCAATGGAACGCCGACGAGCGCCGCTGCTTCATGATCCACCACCTCCGCCATACGCCCGAAAGCCTCATCGAACCCTATCCGGCGCATGTGCACATGAACCTTCTGCCGCGCCTGCAGCGGCAGGGAATTGGCACAGCGCTTCTCGACCGCTGGATCACGATGGCCCAACAGGCCGGCGTCAGCGGCATCCACCTGGGAACCAACACTGCCAACCACGGTGCCTCGCGCTTCTGGCCGAAGCGCAGATTTGCGCAATTATCCCCACCCGTAGCGCCGCTTTCCGAAACCACAGTGTGGTTCGGGCGTAGGCTTTGA
- a CDS encoding TetR/AcrR family transcriptional regulator has product MADSVLVLERPTNAALSEPIKPLRNRPATERNILESAKALLAGHGFQAFGINAVARRAGCDKQLIYRYYGGLDGLVEAIGADLGSWVRDRIPDDSGGMFMLTYGDLMERLALLFLDALRADPLMRRIVAWEVSEQTEQVRKLSEARSKALAAWIDRMRGSLVPPKGVDAVAVNAIILAAIQHLVLSAAIGGQCAGLSLRSEKDWDKAATGLKRIVRAVYG; this is encoded by the coding sequence ATGGCAGATTCGGTCCTTGTTCTAGAGAGACCCACGAATGCGGCTCTCTCCGAGCCGATAAAGCCGCTGCGCAACCGGCCCGCAACCGAACGCAATATCCTCGAATCCGCCAAGGCACTCCTTGCCGGACACGGCTTCCAGGCGTTCGGCATCAATGCCGTGGCCCGTCGCGCCGGCTGCGACAAGCAACTGATCTACCGCTATTATGGTGGGCTCGACGGTCTGGTCGAGGCCATCGGTGCCGATCTCGGCAGCTGGGTGAGGGACCGTATCCCAGACGATAGCGGCGGCATGTTCATGCTGACCTACGGCGACCTCATGGAGCGGCTGGCGCTGCTTTTCCTGGATGCCCTGCGCGCCGATCCGCTGATGCGTCGCATCGTGGCCTGGGAGGTGTCGGAACAGACGGAACAGGTACGAAAACTGTCCGAGGCGCGCTCCAAGGCGCTGGCCGCCTGGATCGACCGGATGCGGGGATCGCTTGTGCCGCCGAAGGGCGTCGATGCGGTTGCCGTCAACGCCATCATTCTCGCAGCCATCCAGCATCTGGTCCTCTCGGCCGCCATCGGCGGCCAATGTGCGGGATTGTCGCTGAGAAGCGAGAAGGACTGGGACAAGGCAGCCACCGGCCTGAAGCGCATCGTCCGCGCCGTCTACGGCTGA
- a CDS encoding DUF6105 family protein translates to MKWFLLFWGGPIFFLGSWYWLSYYDISFGIFMYTREVHDLTFQVYGKVLGLPPESIPPLVLRAIIIDSLVVFALIGFRKRKLIVAWWQARQASRPGNRLRDSEDSLSSAP, encoded by the coding sequence ATGAAATGGTTTCTGCTGTTCTGGGGCGGGCCGATCTTTTTCCTCGGCAGCTGGTACTGGCTGTCCTACTACGACATCAGCTTCGGGATATTCATGTACACCCGCGAGGTTCATGACCTGACATTTCAGGTCTACGGGAAAGTCCTCGGGCTACCACCGGAATCGATCCCACCGCTGGTGCTGCGCGCTATCATCATCGACAGTCTTGTAGTGTTCGCGCTGATCGGCTTTCGCAAGCGCAAGCTGATTGTAGCCTGGTGGCAGGCGCGTCAGGCCTCAAGGCCCGGCAATCGTCTGCGGGACAGCGAAGACAGCCTGTCGAGCGCGCCCTGA
- the ruvX gene encoding Holliday junction resolvase RuvX has protein sequence MTVLTIEELAETLLPNQAIAGLDLGTKTIGLSMSDIGRRLATPRPVLRRVKFTPDAAALLAFAEKEKVAAFIIGLPVNMDGSQGPRVQATQSFVRAMSDKTALPFVFWDERLSTVAAERQLIAMDVSRAKRAERIDSAAASFILQGALDRLSSLSRRRLPGLEA, from the coding sequence ATGACAGTCCTCACCATCGAAGAACTGGCGGAAACCCTGCTGCCGAATCAGGCAATTGCAGGCCTCGACCTCGGCACGAAGACCATCGGGCTGTCGATGTCGGATATCGGGCGACGACTGGCGACGCCGCGTCCGGTGCTGCGGCGGGTGAAGTTTACGCCCGATGCTGCGGCACTGCTGGCGTTCGCGGAGAAGGAAAAAGTAGCGGCGTTCATCATCGGCCTGCCGGTCAACATGGACGGCTCGCAGGGGCCGCGGGTCCAGGCGACTCAGTCTTTCGTGCGGGCTATGTCGGACAAGACCGCCTTGCCCTTCGTCTTCTGGGACGAGCGTCTGTCGACGGTCGCAGCAGAACGTCAGCTGATCGCCATGGATGTTTCAAGGGCAAAGCGTGCAGAGCGCATCGATTCGGCAGCGGCCAGCTTCATTCTTCAGGGCGCGCTCGACAGGCTGTCTTCGCTGTCCCGCAGACGATTGCCGGGCCTTGAGGCCTGA
- a CDS encoding metal-dependent hydrolase, translating into MKVTWLGHAAFRIETSKATILIDPFLSYNQSFSAAGLMVADVSKGVTHILLTHGHADHVGDTAAIAKDTGATVLANADLAAWLGGKGVEKIESGNTGGTIHFDGFTVTFTNALHSSAQQTEDGVSHALGNPNGLVLHFDDAPTLYHMGDTDIFGDMALINELHQPEIGLVPIGDRYTMGGAVAALACQRFFNFKSVIPCHYGTFPIIDATAEKFVTAMEGASAKVVVPKVGEVLTF; encoded by the coding sequence ATGAAAGTCACCTGGCTCGGCCATGCCGCATTCCGCATCGAGACTTCCAAGGCAACGATCCTGATAGACCCGTTCCTCAGCTATAACCAGTCCTTCTCAGCAGCCGGCCTGATGGTTGCCGACGTTTCCAAGGGTGTCACCCATATCCTCTTGACACACGGCCACGCCGACCACGTGGGCGACACGGCAGCGATTGCCAAGGACACCGGCGCCACCGTTCTTGCCAATGCCGATCTCGCAGCCTGGCTCGGCGGCAAAGGTGTCGAGAAGATCGAATCCGGCAACACCGGCGGCACGATCCACTTCGACGGCTTCACCGTCACCTTCACCAATGCGCTGCACTCCTCTGCCCAGCAGACGGAAGACGGCGTCTCGCACGCGCTTGGCAATCCGAACGGCCTCGTCCTGCATTTCGATGACGCGCCGACCCTCTATCACATGGGCGATACCGATATCTTCGGCGACATGGCGCTGATCAACGAATTGCACCAGCCTGAAATCGGCCTGGTGCCGATCGGCGACCGCTACACGATGGGCGGTGCCGTGGCTGCGCTTGCCTGCCAGCGCTTCTTCAACTTCAAGTCGGTGATCCCCTGCCACTACGGCACCTTCCCGATCATCGACGCGACGGCCGAAAAGTTCGTCACCGCCATGGAGGGCGCATCCGCAAAGGTCGTCGTGCCGAAGGTCGGCGAGGTCCTGACCTTCTGA
- a CDS encoding M48 family metallopeptidase, whose amino-acid sequence MKFVIGHELGHHVAGHLNTISVLLHLPGHLVPFLGQAYSRARELTCDRIGLVVSGDLRASRTALQMLACGSARLNAQMNPAAFEAQERMVPSTAGFILHIFSHYPRLTRRVKALGEWSPDANNSAASQLRQSAIRVEPQLS is encoded by the coding sequence GTGAAATTCGTCATTGGGCACGAGCTCGGCCACCATGTCGCCGGCCATCTCAATACGATTTCCGTGCTGCTGCATCTGCCGGGACATCTTGTGCCATTTCTGGGCCAAGCTTACTCGCGCGCTCGGGAGCTGACATGCGATCGTATAGGCCTCGTCGTCTCCGGTGACCTACGTGCTTCACGCACAGCATTGCAAATGCTTGCCTGCGGTAGTGCACGGCTGAATGCGCAGATGAACCCGGCCGCGTTTGAAGCGCAGGAGCGAATGGTGCCGTCCACCGCCGGCTTCATCCTGCACATCTTTTCGCACTACCCTCGCCTCACCCGCAGGGTAAAAGCACTGGGCGAGTGGTCGCCGGATGCCAATAATTCGGCTGCGTCCCAGCTTCGGCAGTCGGCAATCCGGGTAGAGCCCCAACTGAGCTGA